The Deltaproteobacteria bacterium genome contains a region encoding:
- a CDS encoding inositol monophosphatase family protein, whose amino-acid sequence MTNTFKKTAITAAKSAGAILKKNIGNAHRIEFKGAIDIVTEMDRKAEDLIMKIIKNKFPEHGILTEESLEQKSDSGYRWIIDPLDGTTNYSHGFPVFCVSIALEKSGEGIILGAVYNPMLNELFTAEKNKGAYLNNKKIKVSDIKELTKSLLATGFPYDIRTSRDNNIAHFANFAVRAQAIRRAGSAALDMCYVACGRIDGFWEMKLKPWDTAAAWLIIKEAGGMVTGFNGKEFSLYSGETLASNCLIHDEMIKALQGR is encoded by the coding sequence ATGACAAACACATTTAAAAAAACAGCCATTACCGCTGCTAAAAGCGCCGGAGCCATTCTTAAAAAAAATATCGGCAATGCGCATCGCATTGAATTCAAGGGCGCGATAGATATTGTAACAGAGATGGACAGGAAGGCAGAGGACCTGATAATGAAAATAATTAAAAATAAGTTTCCTGAGCATGGGATACTGACAGAGGAGAGCCTGGAGCAAAAATCCGATTCAGGATACCGTTGGATAATTGACCCGTTGGACGGCACCACAAACTATTCACACGGATTTCCTGTTTTTTGCGTATCTATTGCGTTAGAAAAAAGCGGGGAAGGAATAATCCTTGGCGCTGTTTACAATCCAATGCTAAATGAATTGTTTACAGCAGAAAAAAACAAAGGGGCATATCTCAACAACAAAAAGATAAAGGTGTCCGATATTAAAGAGCTTACAAAAAGCCTTCTTGCAACCGGGTTTCCGTACGATATCAGGACATCCCGGGACAATAACATCGCCCATTTTGCAAATTTCGCCGTAAGGGCTCAGGCCATAAGAAGGGCAGGCTCGGCCGCGCTGGATATGTGTTATGTTGCCTGCGGAAGGATTGACGGTTTCTGGGAGATGAAGCTGAAACCGTGGGATACTGCTGCGGCATGGCTTATAATTAAAGAGGCCGGTGGCATGGTAACAGGCTTTAACGGCAAAGAATTTTCCCTCTATTCAGGCGAAACTCTGGCAAGTAATTGTTTGATTCATGATGAAATGATAAAGGCGCTGCAAGGCAGATAG
- the prmA gene encoding 50S ribosomal protein L11 methyltransferase translates to MIKKWFEITAIGPAKAAESITGLLIEAGSPAVLEEGQEDKKIIKAYIPADLSLNKNRILLKKSLKKFGWTYKGSFFENMDWLSKWKEHIKPIRVSNSLIIKPTWKKVERKPGRIIIEIDPGMAFGTGSHASTMMCLKAVVKLANAIKGNSVLDVGTGSGILAIAAAKLGAENAVGLDIDPEAIKVAKKNIRLNKVSSIVKLTGKPLEKIKNRFSIIFANIIAEELIKIAGHLKARIMDNGFLILSGVLKDRVREVEVVYKRLGFKPFKTYSRGEWICLILRKRDSKTPTSKSAVSPFSCILRQRLSISAVSIASFKSISPV, encoded by the coding sequence ATGATAAAAAAATGGTTTGAAATAACAGCCATCGGTCCTGCAAAGGCGGCAGAATCAATAACAGGCCTGTTAATAGAGGCCGGAAGCCCTGCCGTGCTGGAAGAGGGACAGGAAGATAAAAAGATCATAAAGGCATATATCCCGGCAGATTTATCTCTTAACAAAAATAGGATTTTGTTAAAGAAAAGCCTTAAAAAATTCGGGTGGACATATAAAGGGAGCTTCTTTGAAAACATGGATTGGCTTAGTAAATGGAAGGAGCATATAAAGCCAATCAGGGTCTCCAACAGCTTAATCATAAAGCCAACATGGAAAAAAGTTGAGAGGAAGCCGGGGAGGATAATTATAGAGATAGACCCGGGAATGGCATTTGGCACAGGCTCTCACGCATCAACCATGATGTGTCTCAAGGCAGTCGTCAAACTCGCCAATGCTATCAAAGGGAATAGCGTTCTTGATGTTGGAACAGGCTCTGGAATCCTTGCCATAGCCGCTGCAAAACTCGGAGCGGAAAATGCGGTTGGCCTTGACATAGATCCGGAGGCCATAAAGGTTGCAAAGAAAAATATCAGATTGAACAAGGTAAGCAGTATCGTCAAACTAACCGGCAAACCTTTGGAAAAGATTAAAAATAGATTTTCTATAATCTTTGCAAATATAATTGCTGAAGAGCTCATAAAGATTGCCGGCCATCTTAAGGCAAGGATAATGGATAATGGATTTTTGATACTGTCCGGAGTATTAAAAGATAGGGTCAGGGAGGTTGAGGTTGTATATAAGCGGCTGGGTTTCAAGCCCTTCAAGACTTATAGTAGAGGGGAATGGATATGCCTCATCCTGCGCAAGAGAGACAGTAAAACCCCCACGTCAAAATCTGCTGTCTCACCCTTTTCCTGCATACTCCGTCAGAGATTGAGCATTTCAGCTGTTTCTATCGCCTCTTTTAAATCTATATCCCCTGTATAA